In one window of Bifidobacterium sp. WK041_4_12 DNA:
- the hypD gene encoding trans-4-hydroxy-L-proline dehydratase — MSDLHFISTIPSSTSQRPEQLHEETQERRQTLKQRGSTPRTQRLRIVSESTHPSISLERALIETDVYRQYEGKLPTPVLRGLFFKTLMERRTLYLGDDELIVGEKGTSPQSAPTFPELCCHTIQDFNNMNDREHVSFKVTPEDKRIQQDTIIPFWEQRATMTTMYAALPQSWHLLFEGGMFTEFMTQRGPGHTVADGKIYGKGYLDWIADIDARLAAINYNDDMDAAAKSAELQGMRLVCEGMIILGKRYAQKAQGMASHAADAQRRQELLDIVHICERVPAHAPATFREAIQMYWFTHIGVTSEMNNWDSYSPGKLDQHLQPFYERGLREGTLTREQARELLECLWIKFNNQPAPPKVGITLKESATYTDFCNINTGALNADGTCGVSDLSYLILDVMDEMKLLQPSSNVQISRKTPEHFVHRACEISRKGWGQPAFYNSDALIQELLGMGKTLEDARESGIASGCVEVGTAGKEAYVLTGYLNIPKVLELVLNRGFDHYSNRQIGLDVGDPRLFTSFEELYAAFERELRFVVDVKVAGNNLIERLFMDTMPVPLLSVITDDCIACAKDYNCGGARYNTSYIQCVGIATITDSLAVLRKHVFIDHSFSMNELIDACNDDFHGSETMLDLVKNHTPKYGNDDEFADSILHDVDDSLQAIIAGRPTPKGARTIVEFLPTTCHVYFGQTMTASPNGRRAHIPLPDGISPEKGADLHGPTAVIRSAAKINQLRTGGALLNQKFTPSVVAGKKGLLAMSALIRAYFTLDGHHIQFNVVDRATLIDAQKHPQEYTDLIVRVAGYSDYFNNLDKALQDEIIARTEQSL, encoded by the coding sequence ATGAGTGATCTGCACTTTATTTCGACCATACCAAGTTCCACAAGTCAACGACCGGAACAGCTTCACGAAGAAACACAGGAACGACGACAGACGCTGAAACAGCGCGGCTCAACGCCACGAACCCAGCGACTTCGCATCGTCAGCGAATCGACGCACCCTTCGATTTCCCTTGAGAGGGCACTCATCGAAACCGATGTATACCGCCAATATGAAGGAAAACTTCCCACACCGGTGTTGCGTGGTCTTTTCTTCAAGACATTGATGGAACGCCGGACACTCTATCTTGGCGATGACGAGCTCATCGTTGGAGAGAAGGGAACGTCACCGCAGAGTGCACCGACATTCCCTGAACTGTGCTGCCACACAATCCAGGATTTCAACAACATGAACGACCGCGAACATGTTTCGTTCAAGGTGACACCAGAGGATAAACGCATTCAGCAAGACACCATCATCCCTTTTTGGGAACAACGGGCGACCATGACAACAATGTATGCCGCGCTTCCACAGAGCTGGCATCTCCTGTTCGAAGGTGGCATGTTCACGGAATTCATGACACAGCGAGGACCCGGGCACACTGTCGCCGACGGAAAAATATATGGCAAGGGTTATCTTGACTGGATTGCCGACATTGATGCGCGGCTTGCAGCAATCAACTACAACGATGACATGGATGCCGCTGCAAAAAGTGCCGAACTTCAAGGCATGCGACTGGTATGTGAAGGCATGATTATCCTCGGAAAAAGATATGCCCAGAAGGCTCAAGGCATGGCTTCACACGCCGCCGATGCGCAACGTCGGCAGGAGTTGCTGGACATTGTGCATATCTGCGAACGCGTTCCTGCTCATGCGCCAGCAACCTTCCGTGAAGCCATACAGATGTATTGGTTCACACACATCGGTGTGACGAGTGAGATGAACAATTGGGATTCGTATTCGCCCGGCAAGCTTGATCAGCATCTTCAGCCCTTCTATGAGCGCGGCCTTCGGGAGGGGACGCTCACACGGGAGCAGGCGCGTGAGCTTTTGGAATGTCTGTGGATCAAATTCAACAATCAGCCCGCCCCGCCAAAGGTTGGCATTACTCTCAAGGAATCAGCGACATATACAGATTTTTGCAATATCAATACCGGAGCGCTCAATGCAGACGGTACTTGCGGTGTCAGTGACCTAAGCTATCTGATTCTCGATGTTATGGACGAGATGAAGCTTTTGCAGCCAAGCTCCAACGTGCAGATATCTCGCAAGACTCCTGAACATTTTGTGCATAGGGCTTGCGAGATTTCCAGAAAGGGCTGGGGACAACCGGCCTTCTATAATTCCGACGCCCTGATCCAGGAACTTCTGGGCATGGGGAAAACGCTGGAAGATGCGCGCGAGTCCGGAATCGCCTCGGGTTGCGTTGAAGTTGGCACTGCCGGCAAGGAGGCGTATGTGCTCACCGGATACCTCAACATTCCCAAGGTGCTGGAACTGGTGTTGAATCGTGGCTTTGACCATTACAGCAACAGGCAGATTGGTCTCGATGTTGGTGACCCACGTTTGTTCACCAGCTTTGAGGAGCTGTATGCCGCCTTCGAACGGGAGTTGCGCTTTGTCGTGGATGTCAAGGTTGCCGGTAACAATCTCATCGAACGGCTCTTCATGGATACCATGCCCGTTCCATTACTGTCAGTCATCACCGATGACTGCATAGCCTGTGCAAAGGATTATAACTGCGGCGGCGCTCGGTACAACACGAGCTACATTCAGTGCGTTGGCATTGCCACGATCACCGATTCTTTGGCCGTGTTGCGCAAACACGTTTTCATCGACCACAGCTTCAGCATGAACGAGTTGATAGATGCCTGCAACGATGATTTTCACGGCAGCGAGACAATGCTGGACCTTGTAAAAAATCACACGCCAAAATATGGCAATGATGATGAATTCGCCGACTCCATCCTTCACGATGTGGACGATTCACTGCAAGCCATCATTGCAGGCAGACCAACTCCGAAAGGCGCTCGGACCATCGTTGAATTCCTGCCAACTACCTGCCATGTATATTTTGGTCAGACAATGACGGCATCACCGAATGGCCGACGCGCCCATATTCCACTTCCCGATGGCATATCACCGGAAAAAGGAGCTGACCTTCATGGTCCGACGGCTGTTATTCGATCCGCTGCCAAAATCAATCAGCTACGCACAGGCGGGGCATTGCTCAATCAAAAATTCACACCTTCCGTCGTTGCCGGCAAGAAGGGGCTTCTCGCAATGTCGGCGTTGATACGCGCCTATTTCACTTTGGATGGCCATCACATTCAATTCAATGTCGTTGACCGCGCAACATTGATCGATGCCCAGAAACATCCTCAGGAATACACTGATCTCATCGTTCGAGTCGCCGGGTATAGCGATTATTTCAATAATCTTGACAAGGCCTTGCAGGACGAAATCATTGCAAGAACGGAACAATCACTGTGA